One stretch of Tribolium castaneum strain GA2 chromosome 5, icTriCast1.1, whole genome shotgun sequence DNA includes these proteins:
- the pico gene encoding ras-associated and pleckstrin homology domains-containing protein 1 isoform X5, with product MFKAWKFGKGLDPSNSTPLRPLTSEIAAPRIDSYRFSMANLQDSQDVDLDAILGELCALETQCEREIGHARDSKRLSGDQKMSQHMSRTHSRSSSEGPRLKLDAGESDLMSKTDSVRTESPDNDSAFSDTVSMLSSESSASSGGSGSKPQTLHLQNLQDEASRVKAEKIRMAMEKIKEANIQKLFVKVFTTDGSAKSLLVDEKMLCSYVTRLLMDKNHVEADPKWAIVEHLPELYMERIYEDHELLVDNLMVWTRDSKNKIFFSERPEKNKMFLEPEKFLLSITDKKDGLDYDEHSRNMLLEEFFSSGSSSVPEVEGPLYLKADSKKGWKKYHFVLRASGLYYFPKEKVKSAKDLVCLATFDNNQIYCGLGWKKKYKAPTDFCFAIKHPRLQEPKSTKYIKYLCAEDQQSLERWMVGMRIAKYGKQLMDNYRALMDELAQEDLDMLAHARSCSVSSIALQSNVTTPSQGYPSSEAGYGTQSETYSAPSEASSGRHSRASSSSSSGCMSDGAPSSCENAFDSEFPMGTIKRKPSMKPSLPLTNITRQLKEVGETRDEIDGTALPSSPINSGTLTRRHSRRKSSNSTDDSSNSGTLKRQHSYKARGSIESMRSGNSTPLCGTPVRERASPFAERPPSGGSVRSPVSPTNMEMPSCMTDSITSLPPPPETNGDVITDSPSYQLPPPPPEVYNSNLSLDSLPPPPNPNELPPMTGTELTGSQLSLMSLPPPPGELDTNTIRKRKDSVTPTNVLSPDRTPTMSPDQTPTQSRLNTPCFSPPLSNCSTPTQQNPPVSFNLNQYVQIAAQNHDRNEVNGYVQAQPPAYVNPPNYRQSNTLPGNPQFNNNNGLRSSLRQTSLPRQISSNSIASNSSGSSGNSYAYNQNSPHLQRKVNFQDPSSPKKTTKKISFNLVPQEVPPLPKKPPPPKRSDSTKLSSPKKLVEPPMDFLKDLQRVMRKKWQVAQKCKLEPTTTPHEVLGFRDPPILLPDYKEHNVSNWVQEHYGPNNVYENVYRDNPDAVVEYATSPVHVRSEFGSGRKRPPPPPPKRSETTHLSTQKMH from the exons ATGTTCAAAGCGTGGAAATTTGGAAAG GGTCTGGACCCCAGCAACTCGACGCCCCTGCGTCCGTTGACTTCGGAGATCGCCGCTCCGAGGATCGACAGTTACCGCTTTTCGATGGCGAATCTCCAGGACTCGCAGGATGTAGACCTGGACGCCATCCTCGGCGAGTTGTGCGCCCTTGAAACGCAGTGCGAGAGGGAGATCGGACATGCACGGGATAGCAAGCGACTCTCAGGTG ACCAGAAAATGTCACAGCACATGTCCAGGACGCACAGCAGGTCGTCGTCAGAGGGGCCCAGACTGAAATTGGACGCCGGGGAGAGCGATCTAATGTCAAAGACTGATTCAGTTCGGACGGAATCGCCAGATAATGATTCCGCTTTTAGTGATACTGTTTCGATGTTGTCGAGTGAGTCGTCGGCGAGTAGTGGAGGCTCGGGGTCCAAGCCACAAACCCTCCACCTGCAGAATCTTCAG gaTGAAGCTTCAAGGGTCAAGGCGGAGAAGATCCGAATGGCAATGGAGAAGATCAAAGAAGCCAACATCCAGAAATTGTTTGTTAAAGTTTTCACAACGGATGGTTCCGCTAAATCTTTACTAGTAGATGAGAAAATGTTATGTTCGTATGTTACAAGGTTGTTGATGGATAAGAATCACGTGGAGGCCGACCCCAAATGGGCCATTGTTGAGCATCTACCAGAACTGTACATGG AGAGGATATACGAAGACCACGAACTACTTGTCGATAATTTAATGGTGTGGACGCGCGattccaaaaacaaaattttcttctCCGAACGGCCCGAAAAGAACAAAATGTTTCTCGAGCCTGAGAAATTTCTCTTATCAATCACTGATAAGAAAGATGGCTTGGATTACGACGAACATTCGCGTAATATGCTTCTGGAGGAGTTTTTTTCAAGCGGATCGTCAAGCGTCCCCGAAGTTGAAGGTCCCCTCTATCTCAAAGCCGACTCCAAGAAGGGTTGGAAAAAATACCATTTTGTACTTAGAGCCTCAGGCCTATACTACTTCCCAAAGGAGAAAGTCAAGTCGGCTAAAGACCTAGTCTGCTTGGCCACTTTCGACAATAACCAAATCTACTGTGGCTTAGGctggaaaaagaaatacaaagcaCCGACTGACTTTTGCTTCGCCATCAAACACCCCCGACTCCAAGAACCCAAATCAACCAAGTACATCAAATATCTTTGTGCCGAAGACCAGCAAAGTCTCGAACGTTGGATGGTGGGTATGAGGATAGCCAAGTACGGCAAGCAACTCATGGACAACTACCGGGCTCTAATGGACGAACTCGCGCAAGAAGACCTCGACATGTTGGCCCATGCCCGAAGTTGTTCAGTTAGTTCAATCGCGCTCCAGTCCAATGTGACCACCCCTTCACAGGGGTACCCCAGTAGCGAGGCCGGTTACGGCACCCAAAGCGAGACCTACTCAGCCCCCAGTGAGGCGAGCTCTGGCCGCCACAGCCGGGCGAGTAGTTCCAGCTCGTCGGGGTGCATGTCAGATGGGGCACCTTCAAGCTGCGAAAACGCCTTCGATTCCGAGTTTCCCATGGGTACCATCAAGCGCAAACCGAGCATGAAGCCCAGTCTCCCGCTCACAAATATAACACGGCAGTTGAAAGAGGTCGGGGAAACCCGGGACGAAATCGATGGTACTGCCCTCCCTTCAAGCCCCATTAACTCGGGGACGCTGACGCGGCGTCACAGTCGCAGGAAATCCAGCAATTCTACTGACGATTCGTCAAATTCGGGGACTTTGAAAAGACAGCACTCGTACAAAGCGAGGGGTTCTATCGAGTCCATGAGGAGTGGAAATTCGACTCCTTTGTGTGGGACTCCGGTGAGAGAAAGGGCTAGTCCTTTTGCTGAACGGCCGCCAAGTGGCGGATCTGTGAGGAGTCCAGTCAGTCCCACCAACATGGAGATGCCTTCATGCATG ACCGATTCGATCACGTCACTGCCGCCACCGCCGGAAACCAACGGCGACGTGATCACTGACTCGCCCTCGTACCAGCTCCCGCCGCCCCCACCGGAAGTATACAATTCGAACTTGTCGCTGGACAGCCTTCCGCCGCCACCCAACCCGAACGAACTGCCCCCAATGACCGGCACCGAACTTACCGGAAGTCAATTATCGCTCATGTCGTTGCCGCCGCCTCCAGGCGAACTCGATACAAATACAATCCGTAAACGAAAAGACAGTGTAACCCCCACGAACGTCTTAAGCCCTGATAGAACACCGACGATGTCACCCGATCAAACACCGACACAGTCTCGGCTAAATACGCCGTGTTTTAGCCCCCCGTTGTCAAATTGTAGTACTCCGACCCAGCAGAACCCCCCTGTTAGTTTCAATTTGAATCAATACGTACAAATTGCCGCACAAAATCATGACAGAAACGAGGTGAACGGATACGTCCAAGCTCAACCACCGGCATATGTGAATCCCCCAAACTACCGGCAGTCTAACACTCTCCCGGGGAACCCCCagtttaataacaacaacGGTTTGAGGTCATCGTTACGACAAACGTCACTACCGAGACAGATTTCCTCCAATAGTATAGCGAGTAACAGTTCGGGTTCGTCCGGAAACTCGTACGCCTACAATCAGAACTCGCCTCACTTGCAACGTAAAGTCAACTTCCAGGACCCCTCAAGTCCGAAGAAGACGACAAAGAAGattagttttaatttggtgcCCCAGGAGGTGCCCCCTTTGCCCAAAAAACCGCCCCCACCCAAACGTTCCGATAGTACGAAGTTATCAAGTCCGAAAAAATTGGTGGAGCCGCCGATGGATTTTCTCAAAGATTTGCAAAGAGTGATGAGGAAGAAGTGGCAAGTGGCCCAGAAGTGTAAACTAGAGCCCACTACCACGCCACACGAGGTGTTGGGGTTCCGGGATCCCCCGATTTTGCTCCCCGATTACAAGGAACATAACGTTTCCAACTGGGTGCAGGAGCATTACGGTCCTAATAACGTCTACGAGAACGTTTACAGGGATAATCCTGATGCTGTGGTGGAGTACGCGACAAGCCCCGTTCATGTCCGAAGTGAGTTCGGGAGCGGTCGGAAGcggccgccgccgccgcccccAAAACGCAGCGAAACGACTCATCTGAGTACGCAAAAAATGCACTGA
- the pico gene encoding ras-associated and pleckstrin homology domains-containing protein 1 isoform X6 codes for MGLDPSNSTPLRPLTSEIAAPRIDSYRFSMANLQDSQDVDLDAILGELCALETQCEREIGHARDSKRLSGDQKMSQHMSRTHSRSSSEGPRLKLDAGESDLMSKTDSVRTESPDNDSAFSDTVSMLSSESSASSGGSGSKPQTLHLQNLQDEASRVKAEKIRMAMEKIKEANIQKLFVKVFTTDGSAKSLLVDEKMLCSYVTRLLMDKNHVEADPKWAIVEHLPELYMERIYEDHELLVDNLMVWTRDSKNKIFFSERPEKNKMFLEPEKFLLSITDKKDGLDYDEHSRNMLLEEFFSSGSSSVPEVEGPLYLKADSKKGWKKYHFVLRASGLYYFPKEKVKSAKDLVCLATFDNNQIYCGLGWKKKYKAPTDFCFAIKHPRLQEPKSTKYIKYLCAEDQQSLERWMVGMRIAKYGKQLMDNYRALMDELAQEDLDMLAHARSCSVSSIALQSNVTTPSQGYPSSEAGYGTQSETYSAPSEASSGRHSRASSSSSSGCMSDGAPSSCENAFDSEFPMGTIKRKPSMKPSLPLTNITRQLKEVGETRDEIDGTALPSSPINSGTLTRRHSRRKSSNSTDDSSNSGTLKRQHSYKARGSIESMRSGNSTPLCGTPVRERASPFAERPPSGGSVRSPVSPTNMEMPSCMTDSITSLPPPPETNGDVITDSPSYQLPPPPPEVYNSNLSLDSLPPPPNPNELPPMTGTELTGSQLSLMSLPPPPGELDTNTIRKRKDSVTPTNVLSPDRTPTMSPDQTPTQSRLNTPCFSPPLSNCSTPTQQNPPVSFNLNQYVQIAAQNHDRNEVNGYVQAQPPAYVNPPNYRQSNTLPGNPQFNNNNGLRSSLRQTSLPRQISSNSIASNSSGSSGNSYAYNQNSPHLQRKVNFQDPSSPKKTTKKISFNLVPQEVPPLPKKPPPPKRSDSTKLSSPKKLVEPPMDFLKDLQRVMRKKWQVAQKCKLEPTTTPHEVLGFRDPPILLPDYKEHNVSNWVQEHYGPNNVYENVYRDNPDAVVEYATSPVHVRSEFGSGRKRPPPPPPKRSETTHLSTQKMH; via the exons ATG GGTCTGGACCCCAGCAACTCGACGCCCCTGCGTCCGTTGACTTCGGAGATCGCCGCTCCGAGGATCGACAGTTACCGCTTTTCGATGGCGAATCTCCAGGACTCGCAGGATGTAGACCTGGACGCCATCCTCGGCGAGTTGTGCGCCCTTGAAACGCAGTGCGAGAGGGAGATCGGACATGCACGGGATAGCAAGCGACTCTCAGGTG ACCAGAAAATGTCACAGCACATGTCCAGGACGCACAGCAGGTCGTCGTCAGAGGGGCCCAGACTGAAATTGGACGCCGGGGAGAGCGATCTAATGTCAAAGACTGATTCAGTTCGGACGGAATCGCCAGATAATGATTCCGCTTTTAGTGATACTGTTTCGATGTTGTCGAGTGAGTCGTCGGCGAGTAGTGGAGGCTCGGGGTCCAAGCCACAAACCCTCCACCTGCAGAATCTTCAG gaTGAAGCTTCAAGGGTCAAGGCGGAGAAGATCCGAATGGCAATGGAGAAGATCAAAGAAGCCAACATCCAGAAATTGTTTGTTAAAGTTTTCACAACGGATGGTTCCGCTAAATCTTTACTAGTAGATGAGAAAATGTTATGTTCGTATGTTACAAGGTTGTTGATGGATAAGAATCACGTGGAGGCCGACCCCAAATGGGCCATTGTTGAGCATCTACCAGAACTGTACATGG AGAGGATATACGAAGACCACGAACTACTTGTCGATAATTTAATGGTGTGGACGCGCGattccaaaaacaaaattttcttctCCGAACGGCCCGAAAAGAACAAAATGTTTCTCGAGCCTGAGAAATTTCTCTTATCAATCACTGATAAGAAAGATGGCTTGGATTACGACGAACATTCGCGTAATATGCTTCTGGAGGAGTTTTTTTCAAGCGGATCGTCAAGCGTCCCCGAAGTTGAAGGTCCCCTCTATCTCAAAGCCGACTCCAAGAAGGGTTGGAAAAAATACCATTTTGTACTTAGAGCCTCAGGCCTATACTACTTCCCAAAGGAGAAAGTCAAGTCGGCTAAAGACCTAGTCTGCTTGGCCACTTTCGACAATAACCAAATCTACTGTGGCTTAGGctggaaaaagaaatacaaagcaCCGACTGACTTTTGCTTCGCCATCAAACACCCCCGACTCCAAGAACCCAAATCAACCAAGTACATCAAATATCTTTGTGCCGAAGACCAGCAAAGTCTCGAACGTTGGATGGTGGGTATGAGGATAGCCAAGTACGGCAAGCAACTCATGGACAACTACCGGGCTCTAATGGACGAACTCGCGCAAGAAGACCTCGACATGTTGGCCCATGCCCGAAGTTGTTCAGTTAGTTCAATCGCGCTCCAGTCCAATGTGACCACCCCTTCACAGGGGTACCCCAGTAGCGAGGCCGGTTACGGCACCCAAAGCGAGACCTACTCAGCCCCCAGTGAGGCGAGCTCTGGCCGCCACAGCCGGGCGAGTAGTTCCAGCTCGTCGGGGTGCATGTCAGATGGGGCACCTTCAAGCTGCGAAAACGCCTTCGATTCCGAGTTTCCCATGGGTACCATCAAGCGCAAACCGAGCATGAAGCCCAGTCTCCCGCTCACAAATATAACACGGCAGTTGAAAGAGGTCGGGGAAACCCGGGACGAAATCGATGGTACTGCCCTCCCTTCAAGCCCCATTAACTCGGGGACGCTGACGCGGCGTCACAGTCGCAGGAAATCCAGCAATTCTACTGACGATTCGTCAAATTCGGGGACTTTGAAAAGACAGCACTCGTACAAAGCGAGGGGTTCTATCGAGTCCATGAGGAGTGGAAATTCGACTCCTTTGTGTGGGACTCCGGTGAGAGAAAGGGCTAGTCCTTTTGCTGAACGGCCGCCAAGTGGCGGATCTGTGAGGAGTCCAGTCAGTCCCACCAACATGGAGATGCCTTCATGCATG ACCGATTCGATCACGTCACTGCCGCCACCGCCGGAAACCAACGGCGACGTGATCACTGACTCGCCCTCGTACCAGCTCCCGCCGCCCCCACCGGAAGTATACAATTCGAACTTGTCGCTGGACAGCCTTCCGCCGCCACCCAACCCGAACGAACTGCCCCCAATGACCGGCACCGAACTTACCGGAAGTCAATTATCGCTCATGTCGTTGCCGCCGCCTCCAGGCGAACTCGATACAAATACAATCCGTAAACGAAAAGACAGTGTAACCCCCACGAACGTCTTAAGCCCTGATAGAACACCGACGATGTCACCCGATCAAACACCGACACAGTCTCGGCTAAATACGCCGTGTTTTAGCCCCCCGTTGTCAAATTGTAGTACTCCGACCCAGCAGAACCCCCCTGTTAGTTTCAATTTGAATCAATACGTACAAATTGCCGCACAAAATCATGACAGAAACGAGGTGAACGGATACGTCCAAGCTCAACCACCGGCATATGTGAATCCCCCAAACTACCGGCAGTCTAACACTCTCCCGGGGAACCCCCagtttaataacaacaacGGTTTGAGGTCATCGTTACGACAAACGTCACTACCGAGACAGATTTCCTCCAATAGTATAGCGAGTAACAGTTCGGGTTCGTCCGGAAACTCGTACGCCTACAATCAGAACTCGCCTCACTTGCAACGTAAAGTCAACTTCCAGGACCCCTCAAGTCCGAAGAAGACGACAAAGAAGattagttttaatttggtgcCCCAGGAGGTGCCCCCTTTGCCCAAAAAACCGCCCCCACCCAAACGTTCCGATAGTACGAAGTTATCAAGTCCGAAAAAATTGGTGGAGCCGCCGATGGATTTTCTCAAAGATTTGCAAAGAGTGATGAGGAAGAAGTGGCAAGTGGCCCAGAAGTGTAAACTAGAGCCCACTACCACGCCACACGAGGTGTTGGGGTTCCGGGATCCCCCGATTTTGCTCCCCGATTACAAGGAACATAACGTTTCCAACTGGGTGCAGGAGCATTACGGTCCTAATAACGTCTACGAGAACGTTTACAGGGATAATCCTGATGCTGTGGTGGAGTACGCGACAAGCCCCGTTCATGTCCGAAGTGAGTTCGGGAGCGGTCGGAAGcggccgccgccgccgcccccAAAACGCAGCGAAACGACTCATCTGAGTACGCAAAAAATGCACTGA
- the pico gene encoding ras-associated and pleckstrin homology domains-containing protein 1 isoform X3, with product MYCLEGSSTYTKMNKLGENDAGDADSDPEDPEQLLNEWLGELNTLTGGLDPSNSTPLRPLTSEIAAPRIDSYRFSMANLQDSQDVDLDAILGELCALETQCEREIGHARDSKRLSGDQKMSQHMSRTHSRSSSEGPRLKLDAGESDLMSKTDSVRTESPDNDSAFSDTVSMLSSESSASSGGSGSKPQTLHLQNLQDEASRVKAEKIRMAMEKIKEANIQKLFVKVFTTDGSAKSLLVDEKMLCSYVTRLLMDKNHVEADPKWAIVEHLPELYMERIYEDHELLVDNLMVWTRDSKNKIFFSERPEKNKMFLEPEKFLLSITDKKDGLDYDEHSRNMLLEEFFSSGSSSVPEVEGPLYLKADSKKGWKKYHFVLRASGLYYFPKEKVKSAKDLVCLATFDNNQIYCGLGWKKKYKAPTDFCFAIKHPRLQEPKSTKYIKYLCAEDQQSLERWMVGMRIAKYGKQLMDNYRALMDELAQEDLDMLAHARSCSVSSIALQSNVTTPSQGYPSSEAGYGTQSETYSAPSEASSGRHSRASSSSSSGCMSDGAPSSCENAFDSEFPMGTIKRKPSMKPSLPLTNITRQLKEVGETRDEIDGTALPSSPINSGTLTRRHSRRKSSNSTDDSSNSGTLKRQHSYKARGSIESMRSGNSTPLCGTPVRERASPFAERPPSGGSVRSPVSPTNMEMPSCMTDSITSLPPPPETNGDVITDSPSYQLPPPPPEVYNSNLSLDSLPPPPNPNELPPMTGTELTGSQLSLMSLPPPPGELDTNTIRKRKDSVTPTNVLSPDRTPTMSPDQTPTQSRLNTPCFSPPLSNCSTPTQQNPPVSFNLNQYVQIAAQNHDRNEVNGYVQAQPPAYVNPPNYRQSNTLPGNPQFNNNNGLRSSLRQTSLPRQISSNSIASNSSGSSGNSYAYNQNSPHLQRKVNFQDPSSPKKTTKKISFNLVPQEVPPLPKKPPPPKRSDSTKLSSPKKLVEPPMDFLKDLQRVMRKKWQVAQKCKLEPTTTPHEVLGFRDPPILLPDYKEHNVSNWVQEHYGPNNVYENVYRDNPDAVVEYATSPVHVRSEFGSGRKRPPPPPPKRSETTHLSTQKMH from the exons GGTCTGGACCCCAGCAACTCGACGCCCCTGCGTCCGTTGACTTCGGAGATCGCCGCTCCGAGGATCGACAGTTACCGCTTTTCGATGGCGAATCTCCAGGACTCGCAGGATGTAGACCTGGACGCCATCCTCGGCGAGTTGTGCGCCCTTGAAACGCAGTGCGAGAGGGAGATCGGACATGCACGGGATAGCAAGCGACTCTCAGGTG ACCAGAAAATGTCACAGCACATGTCCAGGACGCACAGCAGGTCGTCGTCAGAGGGGCCCAGACTGAAATTGGACGCCGGGGAGAGCGATCTAATGTCAAAGACTGATTCAGTTCGGACGGAATCGCCAGATAATGATTCCGCTTTTAGTGATACTGTTTCGATGTTGTCGAGTGAGTCGTCGGCGAGTAGTGGAGGCTCGGGGTCCAAGCCACAAACCCTCCACCTGCAGAATCTTCAG gaTGAAGCTTCAAGGGTCAAGGCGGAGAAGATCCGAATGGCAATGGAGAAGATCAAAGAAGCCAACATCCAGAAATTGTTTGTTAAAGTTTTCACAACGGATGGTTCCGCTAAATCTTTACTAGTAGATGAGAAAATGTTATGTTCGTATGTTACAAGGTTGTTGATGGATAAGAATCACGTGGAGGCCGACCCCAAATGGGCCATTGTTGAGCATCTACCAGAACTGTACATGG AGAGGATATACGAAGACCACGAACTACTTGTCGATAATTTAATGGTGTGGACGCGCGattccaaaaacaaaattttcttctCCGAACGGCCCGAAAAGAACAAAATGTTTCTCGAGCCTGAGAAATTTCTCTTATCAATCACTGATAAGAAAGATGGCTTGGATTACGACGAACATTCGCGTAATATGCTTCTGGAGGAGTTTTTTTCAAGCGGATCGTCAAGCGTCCCCGAAGTTGAAGGTCCCCTCTATCTCAAAGCCGACTCCAAGAAGGGTTGGAAAAAATACCATTTTGTACTTAGAGCCTCAGGCCTATACTACTTCCCAAAGGAGAAAGTCAAGTCGGCTAAAGACCTAGTCTGCTTGGCCACTTTCGACAATAACCAAATCTACTGTGGCTTAGGctggaaaaagaaatacaaagcaCCGACTGACTTTTGCTTCGCCATCAAACACCCCCGACTCCAAGAACCCAAATCAACCAAGTACATCAAATATCTTTGTGCCGAAGACCAGCAAAGTCTCGAACGTTGGATGGTGGGTATGAGGATAGCCAAGTACGGCAAGCAACTCATGGACAACTACCGGGCTCTAATGGACGAACTCGCGCAAGAAGACCTCGACATGTTGGCCCATGCCCGAAGTTGTTCAGTTAGTTCAATCGCGCTCCAGTCCAATGTGACCACCCCTTCACAGGGGTACCCCAGTAGCGAGGCCGGTTACGGCACCCAAAGCGAGACCTACTCAGCCCCCAGTGAGGCGAGCTCTGGCCGCCACAGCCGGGCGAGTAGTTCCAGCTCGTCGGGGTGCATGTCAGATGGGGCACCTTCAAGCTGCGAAAACGCCTTCGATTCCGAGTTTCCCATGGGTACCATCAAGCGCAAACCGAGCATGAAGCCCAGTCTCCCGCTCACAAATATAACACGGCAGTTGAAAGAGGTCGGGGAAACCCGGGACGAAATCGATGGTACTGCCCTCCCTTCAAGCCCCATTAACTCGGGGACGCTGACGCGGCGTCACAGTCGCAGGAAATCCAGCAATTCTACTGACGATTCGTCAAATTCGGGGACTTTGAAAAGACAGCACTCGTACAAAGCGAGGGGTTCTATCGAGTCCATGAGGAGTGGAAATTCGACTCCTTTGTGTGGGACTCCGGTGAGAGAAAGGGCTAGTCCTTTTGCTGAACGGCCGCCAAGTGGCGGATCTGTGAGGAGTCCAGTCAGTCCCACCAACATGGAGATGCCTTCATGCATG ACCGATTCGATCACGTCACTGCCGCCACCGCCGGAAACCAACGGCGACGTGATCACTGACTCGCCCTCGTACCAGCTCCCGCCGCCCCCACCGGAAGTATACAATTCGAACTTGTCGCTGGACAGCCTTCCGCCGCCACCCAACCCGAACGAACTGCCCCCAATGACCGGCACCGAACTTACCGGAAGTCAATTATCGCTCATGTCGTTGCCGCCGCCTCCAGGCGAACTCGATACAAATACAATCCGTAAACGAAAAGACAGTGTAACCCCCACGAACGTCTTAAGCCCTGATAGAACACCGACGATGTCACCCGATCAAACACCGACACAGTCTCGGCTAAATACGCCGTGTTTTAGCCCCCCGTTGTCAAATTGTAGTACTCCGACCCAGCAGAACCCCCCTGTTAGTTTCAATTTGAATCAATACGTACAAATTGCCGCACAAAATCATGACAGAAACGAGGTGAACGGATACGTCCAAGCTCAACCACCGGCATATGTGAATCCCCCAAACTACCGGCAGTCTAACACTCTCCCGGGGAACCCCCagtttaataacaacaacGGTTTGAGGTCATCGTTACGACAAACGTCACTACCGAGACAGATTTCCTCCAATAGTATAGCGAGTAACAGTTCGGGTTCGTCCGGAAACTCGTACGCCTACAATCAGAACTCGCCTCACTTGCAACGTAAAGTCAACTTCCAGGACCCCTCAAGTCCGAAGAAGACGACAAAGAAGattagttttaatttggtgcCCCAGGAGGTGCCCCCTTTGCCCAAAAAACCGCCCCCACCCAAACGTTCCGATAGTACGAAGTTATCAAGTCCGAAAAAATTGGTGGAGCCGCCGATGGATTTTCTCAAAGATTTGCAAAGAGTGATGAGGAAGAAGTGGCAAGTGGCCCAGAAGTGTAAACTAGAGCCCACTACCACGCCACACGAGGTGTTGGGGTTCCGGGATCCCCCGATTTTGCTCCCCGATTACAAGGAACATAACGTTTCCAACTGGGTGCAGGAGCATTACGGTCCTAATAACGTCTACGAGAACGTTTACAGGGATAATCCTGATGCTGTGGTGGAGTACGCGACAAGCCCCGTTCATGTCCGAAGTGAGTTCGGGAGCGGTCGGAAGcggccgccgccgccgcccccAAAACGCAGCGAAACGACTCATCTGAGTACGCAAAAAATGCACTGA